One segment of Comamonas thiooxydans DNA contains the following:
- a CDS encoding serine hydrolase: MENPMPLPTRRALALTCATAIASTLSTYAATPASRNSVAVQASPDFPAAAPESVGVDSRPLVQLSEMIRKENLDVRSFLVVKDGKLIYERYSQGLTRNHNYELYSITKNVTALAAGVLVDEGHSKLDEKVAPILAKARPDLQDAFSDKQSIELRHVLSMSTGLIYNFKPTDDPIYYGAPDRLKLAAETTPKVAPGTTFDYTDVNPILASATLGADAGMPLQDFAKERLFKPMGMSHYAWERADDKGLVSSGWGLRLRAVDMAKLGQLVLTGGRWDGKQIVSQAWVRTMTAPASAPWYGYYWWINDIVATEPETHAMGFKGQFIVVLPERNAVVVMTSMLPIEGGLRESRNVLAIRRMVNDYVLPALSNQAHAKPTPARHKALARELELASQHQGKSGAPADPTDTPKL; this comes from the coding sequence ATGGAGAACCCCATGCCTTTGCCCACACGCCGAGCCTTGGCCCTGACCTGCGCCACGGCCATCGCCTCAACCCTGAGCACATATGCCGCCACGCCAGCCAGCCGCAACTCCGTCGCCGTCCAGGCGAGTCCTGATTTCCCTGCTGCCGCCCCCGAGTCCGTAGGCGTGGATTCGCGCCCTCTGGTTCAGTTGTCCGAGATGATCCGCAAGGAAAACCTCGACGTGCGCAGCTTTCTCGTCGTCAAGGACGGCAAGCTGATCTATGAGCGCTACAGCCAGGGCCTGACGCGCAACCACAACTACGAGCTGTACTCCATCACCAAGAACGTGACGGCCCTGGCCGCCGGCGTTCTGGTGGACGAGGGCCACAGCAAGCTCGACGAGAAAGTGGCGCCCATCCTGGCCAAGGCCCGCCCCGACCTCCAGGACGCCTTCTCCGACAAGCAATCCATTGAACTGCGGCATGTGCTGTCCATGTCCACGGGCCTGATCTACAACTTCAAACCCACCGACGACCCCATCTACTACGGCGCCCCCGACCGTCTCAAGCTGGCGGCCGAAACCACGCCCAAGGTAGCGCCCGGCACGACCTTCGACTACACCGACGTCAACCCCATCCTGGCCAGCGCCACGCTGGGGGCCGACGCCGGTATGCCACTGCAGGACTTTGCGAAGGAGAGACTCTTCAAGCCCATGGGCATGAGCCATTACGCCTGGGAGCGGGCTGACGACAAGGGCCTGGTCTCCTCCGGCTGGGGGCTGCGCCTGCGCGCCGTGGATATGGCCAAGCTAGGCCAGCTGGTGCTGACCGGCGGCCGCTGGGACGGCAAGCAGATCGTCTCCCAGGCCTGGGTCCGTACCATGACCGCGCCCGCCTCGGCGCCATGGTATGGCTATTACTGGTGGATCAACGACATCGTCGCCACCGAGCCCGAAACCCACGCCATGGGCTTCAAGGGCCAGTTCATCGTGGTATTGCCCGAGCGCAATGCCGTGGTGGTCATGACCAGCATGCTGCCCATCGAAGGCGGCCTGCGCGAATCCCGGAACGTGCTGGCCATCCGCCGCATGGTCAATGACTACGTGCTGCCCGCGCTGAGCAACCAGGCCCATGCCAAACCCACGCCCGCCCGCCACAAGGCGTTGGCGCGCGAACTCGAACTCGCATCACAACACCAGGGCAAGTCCGGAGCACCGGCAGACCCTACCGACACCCCGAAACTCTGA
- a CDS encoding fumarylacetoacetate hydrolase family protein, translating into MKLLRYGSAGAERPGVLDADGVLRDASALVPDWGPGQLGPDALERIRHTDWSRLPRVDGTPRLGCPVAQVGKLVCAGLNYADHAAEAGLPAPAEPVLFMKAVTAICGPGDAVQIPQGADKVDWEVELGVVIGSRARRVTEAQALSHVAGYLLANDVSERGWQLERGGTWTKGKSHDTFAPLGPWLVTADEITDPHRVGLWLEVNGKRMQNGNTANFIFSLPTLISYISQFMTLEPGDVVLTGTPAGVGLGQKPEPVFLKSGDVVRLGADGLGEQRQVCVAVN; encoded by the coding sequence GTGAAACTGCTTCGCTATGGCAGCGCGGGTGCGGAGCGCCCGGGCGTGCTGGACGCCGACGGCGTGCTGCGTGATGCATCGGCCCTGGTGCCCGATTGGGGCCCGGGCCAGCTAGGTCCCGATGCGCTGGAGCGCATACGGCATACGGACTGGAGCCGTTTGCCCAGGGTTGACGGAACGCCGCGCCTGGGCTGCCCCGTGGCACAGGTGGGCAAGCTGGTCTGTGCGGGCCTCAACTATGCCGACCACGCGGCCGAGGCCGGACTGCCAGCGCCGGCCGAACCCGTGCTGTTCATGAAGGCCGTGACGGCGATCTGCGGTCCGGGCGATGCGGTACAGATTCCGCAGGGCGCGGACAAGGTCGACTGGGAGGTGGAGCTGGGCGTTGTCATCGGCAGCCGCGCGCGGCGCGTGACCGAGGCGCAGGCTCTGTCCCATGTGGCCGGCTATCTGTTGGCCAACGATGTGTCCGAGCGTGGCTGGCAATTGGAGCGTGGCGGCACCTGGACCAAGGGCAAGAGCCATGACACGTTTGCACCGCTGGGCCCCTGGCTGGTGACGGCCGACGAAATTACCGATCCGCATCGCGTGGGCCTGTGGCTGGAAGTCAACGGCAAGCGCATGCAGAACGGCAATACGGCCAACTTCATTTTCAGCCTGCCCACGCTCATTTCGTATATCAGCCAGTTCATGACGCTGGAGCCGGGGGACGTGGTGCTGACCGGCACACCGGCAGGCGTGGGCCTGGGACAAAAGCCAGAGCCCGTCTTCCTCAAGTCCGGCGACGTGGTGCGGCTGGGAGCTGACGGACTGGGCGAGCAGCGCCAGGTCTGCGTGGCGGTGAACTGA
- the cls gene encoding cardiolipin synthase encodes MQLSHESVKLWLSVGWSLYVIVVGIWILLQRSQPIATLSWLLSMAALPVVGLMVYYYFGPQRMKRQRIKRLRSRKRSRVRNSMQKLRERIPAQQERLRQVARLVGMTSDFPVSTATSMQLLVGGAVTFDAIAEAVSAARHHVHLEYYIYEPDQTGTALRDLLIDKAREGVQVRLLVDALGSKKLGRKFLEPLLQAGAEVLRFHDAKIGRRLRPVVNFRTHRKILVCDGKVGFTGGVNVTDEENERICDDAYHDVHLRVEGAVVNWLQTVFLEDWAYTRSDNPHRLPDDLDDLLPDCEDGPIPMQVVTSGPDDQLDAIYRAYLAAINAAQQRILLTTPYFVPTEGALTALTNAALRGVEVRILVPKKSDSLLVTAAARSYFDELIRCGVHIYEYAASMLHSKTLVVDDNMAMIGTANFDYRSFFLNYEVCVIGYGPELNQAIAAQFEADLGQARMVQYRSEKGLRRRLVGSVARLTSPLL; translated from the coding sequence ATGCAGCTGAGCCACGAGAGCGTCAAGCTCTGGCTATCCGTGGGCTGGTCGCTGTATGTCATCGTGGTGGGCATCTGGATCTTGCTGCAGCGCAGCCAGCCGATTGCCACGCTGAGCTGGCTGTTGTCCATGGCAGCGCTACCTGTGGTGGGTCTGATGGTCTATTACTACTTCGGTCCGCAACGCATGAAGCGCCAGCGTATCAAGCGGTTGCGCTCGCGCAAGCGTTCGCGTGTGCGCAACAGCATGCAAAAGCTAAGGGAACGCATTCCGGCCCAGCAGGAGCGCCTGCGTCAGGTGGCACGGCTGGTTGGCATGACCAGCGATTTCCCGGTAAGCACGGCCACCTCCATGCAGTTGCTGGTGGGCGGAGCCGTGACCTTTGATGCGATTGCGGAGGCTGTGAGCGCCGCACGCCACCATGTGCATCTGGAGTACTACATCTACGAGCCCGATCAGACCGGCACGGCCTTGCGTGATTTGCTGATCGATAAAGCCCGTGAGGGTGTGCAGGTGCGTCTGCTGGTGGATGCTCTGGGCTCCAAGAAGCTGGGGCGCAAATTTCTGGAGCCGCTGCTGCAGGCCGGGGCCGAGGTGCTGCGCTTTCACGACGCCAAGATAGGGCGGAGGCTGCGGCCTGTGGTCAATTTCCGCACCCACCGCAAGATTCTGGTCTGCGATGGCAAGGTGGGCTTTACGGGCGGCGTGAACGTCACCGATGAAGAGAACGAGCGCATTTGTGACGATGCTTATCATGACGTGCATCTCAGGGTCGAAGGCGCCGTCGTCAACTGGCTGCAGACAGTGTTCCTCGAGGACTGGGCCTACACCCGCAGCGACAATCCGCACCGCCTGCCCGACGATCTCGATGACCTGCTGCCCGATTGCGAAGACGGCCCCATCCCCATGCAGGTCGTGACCTCGGGGCCCGACGACCAGCTTGACGCCATCTACCGCGCCTATCTGGCGGCCATCAACGCAGCCCAGCAACGCATCTTGCTGACCACGCCGTATTTTGTGCCGACAGAAGGCGCGCTCACCGCTCTCACCAATGCCGCGCTGCGCGGTGTGGAAGTCCGTATCCTCGTGCCCAAGAAGTCGGATTCGCTATTGGTGACGGCCGCTGCGCGCTCCTATTTTGACGAGCTGATTCGCTGTGGTGTGCATATCTATGAATACGCGGCCAGCATGCTGCACTCCAAGACCTTGGTGGTCGATGACAATATGGCGATGATCGGCACGGCCAATTTTGACTATCGCAGCTTTTTCCTCAACTACGAGGTCTGTGTGATCGGTTACGGGCCAGAGCTGAATCAGGCCATCGCTGCGCAGTTCGAGGCCGACCTGGGCCAGGCCCGAATGGTGCAATATCGCAGCGAAAAAGGTCTGCGGCGACGGCTGGTCGGTTCCGTGGCCCGATTGACATCGCCGCTGCTGTAA
- a CDS encoding NAD-dependent protein deacetylase — translation MSETVNHCVDALALWRLQDWLHAHPRVVVIGGAGCSTEVGIPDYRDRNGQWKRPQPVTYQAFMGDVLVRQRYWARSMLGWRVMGQARPGSAHQALARLEQQGRLELLITQNVDGLHDAAGSLNIVDLHGRIDTVRCMDCDKRSARADLQQRLLALNPAWVELYAAPAPDGDADLENQDFSHFVVPACPHCGTGLIKPDVVFFGETVPRERVQTCMAAVARADAVLIAGSSLMVYSGYRFALAAHEQGKSIVAINQGVTRADALLAFKVEADVGQVLMGLIEAS, via the coding sequence ATGAGTGAAACAGTGAACCATTGTGTGGATGCTCTGGCGCTGTGGCGCCTGCAAGACTGGCTGCATGCGCACCCGCGTGTGGTGGTTATTGGTGGCGCCGGCTGCAGCACCGAAGTCGGAATCCCCGACTATCGTGACCGCAACGGACAGTGGAAGCGCCCCCAGCCCGTGACCTATCAGGCCTTCATGGGCGATGTGCTGGTGCGTCAGCGCTACTGGGCGCGTTCCATGCTGGGCTGGCGCGTGATGGGTCAGGCGCGGCCCGGTTCCGCCCATCAGGCTCTGGCGCGACTGGAGCAGCAAGGCCGACTGGAGTTGCTGATCACCCAGAATGTCGATGGCCTGCATGATGCGGCCGGCAGCCTGAATATCGTGGACCTGCACGGGCGCATCGACACCGTGCGCTGCATGGACTGCGACAAGCGCTCTGCCCGTGCCGATCTGCAGCAGCGGCTGCTGGCGCTGAACCCGGCCTGGGTTGAACTGTATGCAGCACCGGCGCCCGATGGCGATGCCGATCTGGAAAACCAGGACTTCAGCCATTTTGTCGTGCCGGCCTGCCCACATTGCGGAACAGGCCTGATCAAGCCCGATGTGGTGTTCTTTGGCGAGACCGTGCCGCGTGAACGCGTGCAGACCTGCATGGCTGCCGTGGCCAGGGCCGACGCCGTGCTGATCGCCGGCTCTTCATTGATGGTGTATTCGGGTTACCGCTTTGCGCTGGCAGCGCATGAGCAGGGCAAGTCCATCGTGGCCATCAATCAAGGCGTGACAAGGGCCGATGCATTGCTGGCTTTCAAGGTGGAGGCCGATGTGGGTCAGGTCCTGATGGGCCTGATCGAGGCAAGCTAG
- a CDS encoding thiolase family protein, whose protein sequence is MKAVIAAYARSPFQFARKGRLAEVRPDTLAAQVVQGLLKRSDLDPSLLEDVILGCAYPEAAQGNNLARIVGLLAGLPETVGGMTVNRFCGSSMQAVHIAAAQIEAGMGDAFLCVGVESMTMVPQGGFNFSPNPLLQANTDAYISMGETAENVAQRWEVNRADQELLALQSHLKAAAARDQGLLVDEIVPILLPSGELLDADGCIRPGTTLEALAGLKPAFRPDGVVTAGTSSPLTDGAAAVLVTRDDFAERHGLQALARIRSFATVGVDPSIMGIGPIPATRKALARAGLSVADLDVVEINEAFSSQALACIRDLGLDMATVNIDGGGLAIGHPLGATGARITGKAAALLSRRQGRYALATQCIGGGQGIATVLERP, encoded by the coding sequence ATGAAAGCCGTTATTGCAGCTTATGCGCGCTCGCCATTCCAATTCGCCCGCAAAGGCCGCCTGGCCGAAGTGCGGCCGGACACGCTGGCAGCCCAGGTTGTGCAGGGGTTGCTGAAGCGCTCCGACCTGGATCCTTCACTATTGGAGGATGTGATCCTCGGCTGTGCCTACCCCGAGGCCGCACAAGGCAACAATCTGGCGCGCATCGTCGGCCTGCTGGCTGGCCTGCCCGAAACCGTGGGCGGCATGACTGTGAACCGCTTTTGCGGCTCGTCGATGCAGGCCGTTCATATTGCCGCAGCGCAGATCGAGGCCGGCATGGGCGACGCCTTCCTCTGTGTGGGCGTGGAGTCCATGACGATGGTTCCGCAGGGCGGCTTCAACTTCTCCCCGAACCCCTTGTTGCAGGCAAATACCGACGCCTATATTTCAATGGGCGAAACAGCGGAAAACGTAGCGCAGAGATGGGAGGTAAACCGCGCCGACCAGGAGTTGCTGGCACTGCAATCCCATCTGAAAGCCGCCGCGGCCCGCGACCAGGGTCTGCTGGTCGATGAAATCGTGCCTATTCTTTTACCAAGCGGAGAGCTGCTGGATGCCGACGGCTGCATACGCCCCGGCACCACACTGGAGGCCCTGGCCGGGCTCAAGCCCGCTTTCAGGCCAGATGGAGTGGTCACGGCGGGCACATCGTCGCCGTTGACCGATGGTGCTGCGGCCGTGCTGGTCACCCGAGACGATTTTGCCGAACGCCATGGTCTGCAGGCACTGGCGCGCATCCGCAGCTTCGCGACCGTGGGAGTGGACCCATCGATCATGGGCATAGGCCCGATCCCTGCCACGCGCAAGGCGCTGGCCCGTGCAGGTCTCTCTGTGGCCGATCTGGATGTGGTTGAGATCAACGAAGCTTTCTCTTCGCAGGCGCTGGCCTGCATCCGGGACCTCGGCCTGGACATGGCGACCGTGAATATTGACGGCGGCGGACTGGCCATCGGTCATCCACTTGGCGCCACTGGTGCGCGCATCACGGGCAAGGCAGCGGCCTTGCTTTCACGACGGCAGGGACGATATGCCCTGGCCACCCAATGCATCGGCGGTGGGCAAGGTATTGCTACGGTGCTGGAGAGACCGTGA
- a CDS encoding PaaI family thioesterase — protein sequence MMLRSTETLDSLLERQRGTLPDTFGARPLALAEGRMTMELTIAPWMMAPNGFLHAATQVMLADTCAGYATLAHLPEGAKGFTTLELKSNFLGTAKQGVLRVEAVAEHLGRTTQVWSATLFDDKGRRLSLFRCSQIVLW from the coding sequence ATGATGCTCCGTAGCACCGAAACCCTGGACAGTCTGCTTGAACGCCAGCGCGGCACACTGCCCGATACCTTTGGCGCACGACCGCTGGCACTTGCCGAAGGCCGCATGACCATGGAGCTGACTATTGCGCCGTGGATGATGGCTCCCAATGGCTTTCTACATGCTGCCACACAGGTGATGCTGGCCGACACCTGCGCCGGCTATGCAACCCTGGCTCATCTACCGGAGGGCGCGAAAGGATTCACGACACTGGAGCTGAAATCCAACTTCCTTGGTACTGCGAAGCAAGGAGTCTTGCGCGTGGAGGCCGTGGCCGAACATCTGGGAAGGACAACGCAGGTCTGGTCGGCCACCTTGTTCGATGACAAGGGGCGCAGGCTATCGCTCTTCCGTTGCTCGCAGATCGTGCTCTGGTGA
- a CDS encoding helix-turn-helix transcriptional regulator codes for MISELITTLAQARKTARITQADLAERAGLSRMAVQRTETGDVDPRFSTLQEMARVLNMELIAVPAELHAQVLALIQPQTDQTAAADRIASPVTGQDSL; via the coding sequence ATGATTTCCGAACTCATCACGACTCTGGCCCAGGCCCGCAAGACCGCCCGCATCACCCAGGCCGATCTGGCCGAACGTGCCGGCCTGTCACGCATGGCCGTACAACGCACTGAAACTGGCGATGTAGACCCACGCTTTTCCACTCTGCAGGAAATGGCCCGTGTGCTGAATATGGAGCTGATCGCCGTGCCGGCCGAGCTGCACGCCCAGGTGCTGGCACTGATTCAGCCCCAGACCGACCAGACGGCTGCAGCCGACCGCATCGCCAGTCCGGTGACCGGCCAGGATTCGCTATGA
- a CDS encoding MFS transporter — MQNPTTLAAPQAAAAPTKVRWKIFLMMLFLIAVNYIDRASLSVAMPMIAKEFDLSPAVQGLLMSSFFWTYAFMQIPGGMLADRFGPRVVIVCSTLGWGFFQAIAAACTGWVSLLITRLGLGASEAPIYPAGGKLNGIWMTQNERGRGATLLDGGAPLGAALGALIIAGLLTHFDSWRVSFVVAGVGTMIAGVFAWWYIRNHPREHAGVNEAEAAFIEEAHAADLAAEPAHASGKVMDFFKYRSVWGMFFGWMCFNALFYGLLTWMPTYLSKVHGMDIKQMGGAVFIMFFSGFVGEMVGGWIADKWKAAGASQAKVLRTLFGIASIIATIAIYNVARFKDPVTIVILLSVTLFFLRWCGLFWCVPSILGTRKRVGFLGGVMNLGGNFAGIGVPILVGVIVQATGSYDMAMMLFAAAGAGLFVCSSIVIDYSKKIPV; from the coding sequence ATGCAAAACCCAACCACACTTGCCGCGCCACAGGCGGCGGCAGCGCCGACCAAGGTGCGCTGGAAGATCTTCCTGATGATGCTTTTCCTGATCGCGGTCAATTACATTGACCGCGCATCGCTGTCCGTGGCCATGCCCATGATCGCCAAGGAGTTCGATCTCAGCCCTGCCGTTCAGGGCCTGCTGATGAGCTCCTTCTTCTGGACCTATGCCTTCATGCAGATTCCCGGCGGCATGCTGGCCGACCGTTTCGGCCCACGCGTGGTCATCGTCTGCTCCACCCTGGGTTGGGGCTTCTTCCAGGCCATCGCCGCAGCTTGCACCGGCTGGGTGTCGCTGCTGATCACCCGTCTGGGTCTGGGCGCCTCCGAGGCCCCCATCTACCCCGCAGGCGGCAAGCTCAACGGCATCTGGATGACCCAGAACGAACGCGGCCGCGGCGCCACGCTGCTGGACGGTGGCGCACCGCTGGGCGCGGCCCTGGGCGCGCTGATCATCGCCGGCCTGCTGACTCACTTCGACTCCTGGCGCGTATCCTTCGTCGTCGCGGGCGTTGGCACCATGATCGCGGGTGTCTTTGCCTGGTGGTATATCCGCAACCATCCCCGTGAGCACGCCGGCGTCAATGAAGCCGAAGCTGCCTTCATCGAGGAAGCACATGCCGCCGACCTCGCCGCCGAACCCGCCCATGCCAGCGGCAAGGTGATGGACTTCTTCAAGTACCGCTCGGTATGGGGCATGTTCTTCGGCTGGATGTGCTTCAACGCGCTGTTCTACGGCCTGCTGACCTGGATGCCCACCTACCTGTCCAAGGTGCATGGCATGGACATCAAGCAGATGGGCGGCGCCGTGTTCATCATGTTCTTCTCCGGCTTCGTCGGTGAGATGGTCGGCGGCTGGATTGCCGACAAGTGGAAGGCTGCGGGCGCTTCGCAAGCCAAGGTGCTGCGCACGCTGTTCGGTATCGCCTCGATCATCGCCACCATCGCCATCTACAACGTGGCCCGCTTCAAGGACCCCGTGACCATCGTGATCCTGCTGTCGGTAACGCTGTTCTTCCTGCGCTGGTGCGGTCTGTTCTGGTGCGTTCCCTCCATTCTGGGCACCCGCAAGCGCGTTGGCTTCCTGGGCGGCGTCATGAACCTGGGCGGCAACTTCGCCGGCATCGGCGTACCCATTCTGGTGGGCGTGATCGTGCAGGCCACCGGCTCCTACGACATGGCCATGATGCTCTTCGCTGCTGCAGGCGCAGGCCTGTTCGTCTGCTCGTCGATCGTGATCGACTACAGCAAGAAGATCCCGGTCTAA
- a CDS encoding aspartate/glutamate racemase family protein, with amino-acid sequence MTATTTCLGVLTPSSNTALEPLTSALAASAGNCSAHFSRFTVTEISLAEGALNQFDDSKILAAAELLADAKVDVIGWSGTAAGWRGFETDMRLCERIAERTGIKATTAILALNELMEKLSVKKLAIVSPYTADVQQCIVNNYRAAGVETTAERHLDISVNHSFALVEPEQLLQLIGNVIEEGKPDAVVTYCTNLRAAHLAEEVERRWGVPLLDTVSTTVWGMLRAVGRDPSSVKGWGRLFDIA; translated from the coding sequence ATGACTGCAACTACGACATGCCTGGGCGTGCTCACGCCTTCTTCCAACACCGCGCTGGAGCCTCTGACCAGCGCGCTGGCTGCCAGTGCCGGCAACTGCTCGGCCCATTTTTCGCGCTTCACGGTGACCGAGATTTCGCTGGCCGAGGGGGCACTGAACCAGTTTGACGACAGCAAGATCCTGGCCGCCGCCGAGCTGCTGGCCGATGCCAAGGTGGACGTGATCGGCTGGAGCGGCACGGCCGCAGGATGGCGTGGCTTTGAGACCGACATGCGGCTGTGCGAGCGTATTGCCGAGCGCACCGGCATCAAGGCCACGACGGCCATCCTGGCGCTCAATGAGCTGATGGAAAAGCTCTCCGTGAAGAAGCTGGCCATCGTCAGCCCGTACACGGCGGACGTGCAGCAATGCATCGTCAACAACTACCGCGCCGCAGGCGTCGAGACCACGGCAGAGCGCCATCTGGACATCTCGGTCAACCACAGCTTTGCGCTGGTGGAGCCCGAGCAGCTGCTGCAACTCATCGGCAACGTGATCGAAGAGGGCAAGCCCGACGCCGTCGTGACCTACTGCACCAATTTGCGCGCTGCGCACCTGGCCGAAGAGGTGGAGCGCCGTTGGGGCGTGCCGCTGCTCGATACCGTGAGCACCACGGTCTGGGGCATGCTGCGCGCGGTCGGGCGTGATCCTTCCTCCGTCAAAGGCTGGGGCCGTCTGTTCGATATTGCATGA
- a CDS encoding SDR family oxidoreductase codes for MAQTHLGTALITGASSGIGALYAEKLAQRGYDLILVARNREQLNALASSISTRTGRAVEVLPTDLNNRAELARVEEQLRTDASITLLVNNAGMGTHTPLLHSDVEKMTRMVDLNATVPMRLAYAAAPGFVARGRGAIINIASIVAISPETLNGVYGASKAFVLAFSQSLQHELTDKGVRVQAVLPGATATDFWAIGGLPIENLDASIVMSAEDLVDAALLGFERGEKVSIPSLHAGEKWDAYEAARRAMAGQLSSNIVAQRYAAAH; via the coding sequence ATGGCACAAACCCATCTCGGTACAGCCCTCATTACCGGGGCGTCCAGCGGCATCGGTGCGCTATATGCAGAAAAGCTCGCTCAGCGTGGCTATGACCTGATCCTGGTCGCCCGCAACCGCGAACAGCTGAACGCGCTGGCGAGCAGCATCAGCACTCGCACCGGCCGTGCGGTAGAAGTCCTGCCGACCGACCTGAACAACCGCGCTGAACTGGCGCGCGTGGAAGAGCAATTGCGCACGGACGCCAGCATCACCTTGCTGGTCAACAACGCGGGCATGGGCACACATACGCCCCTGCTGCACAGCGACGTTGAAAAGATGACCCGCATGGTCGATCTGAATGCCACGGTACCTATGCGGCTGGCCTATGCGGCGGCTCCTGGCTTCGTGGCTCGCGGACGTGGAGCGATCATCAACATTGCGTCCATCGTCGCCATCTCCCCCGAGACGCTGAATGGCGTCTACGGTGCCAGCAAGGCTTTTGTGCTTGCCTTCAGTCAGTCGCTTCAGCATGAGTTGACTGACAAAGGTGTTCGGGTGCAGGCAGTGTTGCCTGGCGCTACGGCCACGGACTTCTGGGCCATCGGTGGATTGCCGATAGAGAACCTGGATGCAAGCATCGTGATGAGCGCCGAAGACCTCGTCGATGCAGCACTGCTGGGGTTTGAGCGAGGAGAAAAGGTCTCGATCCCCTCGCTGCATGCTGGCGAGAAGTGGGATGCCTATGAGGCCGCACGCCGAGCTATGGCAGGCCAGCTGTCCAGCAACATCGTCGCCCAGCGCTACGCCGCCGCGCACTGA
- a CDS encoding GAF domain-containing protein, with translation MAIHNWDYAPEALEVRVSELLLATADRSDELVDENVRLVLQELRQHLNMEVIFVSEIRNGQRMFQHVDTAPGKELIATGGGSPLEESFCQCVLDGILPGLVHDAASHPAFAKLPATPFRVGAHLSTPIVLASGKVYGTLCCFSQAADESLTAKDLQKLECVARITARRIDIKQAQQLQPAEEKRTPSGPASPGKL, from the coding sequence ATGGCAATTCACAACTGGGATTACGCACCGGAGGCACTGGAGGTACGGGTCAGCGAATTGTTGCTGGCCACGGCAGATCGAAGCGACGAACTGGTCGATGAAAACGTGCGCCTGGTCCTGCAGGAGCTGCGCCAGCACCTCAATATGGAGGTGATTTTTGTCTCAGAGATCCGCAATGGCCAGCGTATGTTCCAGCATGTCGATACCGCCCCCGGCAAGGAATTGATTGCCACTGGCGGCGGCAGCCCCCTGGAAGAGTCGTTTTGCCAGTGCGTGCTCGACGGCATTCTGCCCGGCCTGGTCCACGATGCGGCCAGCCACCCTGCCTTTGCCAAGCTGCCTGCAACTCCTTTTCGCGTGGGCGCCCATCTGAGCACGCCCATCGTGCTGGCCAGCGGCAAGGTCTACGGCACGCTGTGCTGCTTCAGCCAGGCGGCCGATGAAAGCCTGACGGCCAAGGACCTGCAAAAACTCGAATGCGTGGCCAGGATCACGGCTAGGCGAATCGATATCAAGCAGGCCCAGCAACTCCAACCGGCCGAAGAAAAGCGCACGCCTTCCGGCCCGGCTTCTCCCGGAAAGCTCTGA
- a CDS encoding GlxA family transcriptional regulator, which yields MHRIGYMLPEGFQVMALATQAVFELANLMVEKPFYEVETYAMSGTARASAGLALQAKPLTVHSRADTWLVAGNLTPRDFAPAPELIRLLSKVAVSARRVAGLCTGAFLLGDAGLLDGRRATTHWYWAEALQQRHPQAQIEADRIYIADGPIWTSAGMTAEIDLALALVEKDLGAKVARSVAHRLVMHQRRSGGQSQHSEMLKLAPKSDRIQQALEHARRNLSQALSVEELAEAASLSPRQFSRVFTAETGQSPAKAVEGLRLEAARLMIEGSRHPLEVIARETGFRDRRHMREAFLRGFGMPPQAVRREARVEL from the coding sequence ATGCACCGCATCGGTTACATGCTGCCGGAAGGCTTCCAAGTCATGGCGCTGGCCACCCAGGCCGTGTTCGAACTCGCCAACCTGATGGTGGAGAAGCCCTTTTATGAGGTGGAAACCTATGCGATGAGTGGTACGGCCCGAGCCTCGGCCGGGCTTGCATTGCAGGCAAAGCCCCTCACCGTACACAGCAGGGCAGACACCTGGCTGGTTGCGGGCAACCTCACTCCAAGGGACTTCGCTCCGGCACCGGAACTGATCCGGTTACTGAGCAAGGTGGCGGTATCCGCGCGGCGCGTGGCCGGTCTGTGCACGGGCGCTTTCCTGCTGGGCGACGCGGGCCTGCTTGACGGACGCCGCGCCACCACGCACTGGTATTGGGCCGAGGCCTTGCAGCAGCGCCACCCACAGGCGCAGATTGAGGCCGACCGCATCTACATCGCCGACGGACCGATCTGGACCTCTGCCGGTATGACTGCGGAGATCGACCTGGCGTTGGCGCTGGTGGAAAAAGACCTGGGCGCGAAGGTTGCACGGTCGGTTGCACATCGCTTGGTCATGCACCAGCGCCGCTCGGGCGGACAGTCACAGCACTCGGAGATGCTCAAGCTGGCACCCAAGTCAGACCGTATCCAGCAGGCGTTGGAGCATGCACGGCGCAACCTTTCTCAAGCACTGAGTGTGGAAGAGCTGGCCGAGGCTGCCAGCTTGAGTCCACGCCAGTTCAGCCGGGTGTTCACGGCCGAGACGGGCCAGTCCCCCGCCAAAGCCGTGGAGGGCCTTCGGCTTGAAGCCGCGCGGCTGATGATTGAGGGCAGTCGGCATCCGCTGGAGGTGATTGCTCGGGAGACAGGTTTTCGTGACCGGCGCCATATGCGCGAAGCCTTCCTGCGCGGCTTCGGCATGCCGCCACAGGCCGTACGGCGCGAAGCTCGGGTGGAACTGTAA